The following are encoded in a window of Rosa chinensis cultivar Old Blush chromosome 4, RchiOBHm-V2, whole genome shotgun sequence genomic DNA:
- the LOC112197684 gene encoding uncharacterized protein LOC112197684: protein MYVTRPLSGYKKSPADLSLPPPEGPNSGILVIQDEEPKCCMNLFKTDMIKDLPLPQNRSLELYYAQGFHPMRELHFFKVLFIPVLNQPLSSNQYYAIYPFGKDRGEGYTSSKEDETDMDPCCFSSCSNDVKPQRFDPKNLYQQYQIDLHRKLVNISGGFVANSMATDGCPPDALWRRGWKLTCSTAQEFELGDAPGLDTTLRAQLPGFDFPLNNVVVGKWYCPFMFVKEGTPKPSRTIYYEMTLEQRWEQIFVKERNKEHDIGNAVNVDVVVQSEVVAVVLGGREGVCDEKHVDDDGVVWFKSVNNVGEERRVGVSLAIVERMKWEQERVGWVGGDEGKVRVERVEVYGGMGEWKKFGCFVLVERFVLKRMNGSLLVSHEFKHTHQIKCKWE, encoded by the exons ATGTATGTGACAAGACCTCTCTCAGGGTACAAAAAGTCTCCTGCTGATCTTTCATTGCCCCCTCCTGAAGGTCCAAATTCTGGCATTCTTGTTATCCAAGATGAAGAACCCAAGTGCTGCATGAATTTGTTCAAGACTGATATGATTAAAGACCTGCCTCTCCCTCAGAACAGAAGTCTAGAGCTTTACTATGCACAAGGGTTTCATCCAATGAGAGAACTTCATTTTTTCAAAGTTCTATTCATCCCAGTTCTGAATCAGCCCTTGTCTTCCAATCAGTACTACGCAATATATCCATTTGGGAAGGATAGAGG GGAAGGGTACACAAGCTCAAAAGAGGATGAAACAGACATGGACCCATGTTGCTTCAGCAGCTGTTCTAATGATGTAAAGCCGCAACGTTTTGATCCCAAAAACCTGTACCAGCAATATCAGATTGATCTTCACAGAAAACTTGTGAACATTTCTGGTGGGTTTGTGGCTAATTCTATGGCTACAGATGGTTGTCCCCCAGATGCATTGTGGAGAAGAGGGTGGAAACTCACTTGCTCAACGGCACAGGAGTTCGAACTAGGTGATGCACCAGGCCTAGACACTACTCTCCGCGCCCAACTTCCTGGTTTTGATTTCCCATTGAATAATGTGGTTGTAGGGAAGTGGTATTGTCCATTCATGTTTGTCAAGGAAGGCACACCGAAACCGTCGAGAACAATATACTATGAGATGACACTTGAGCAAAGATGGGAACAAATATTTGTGAAGGAGCGTAATAAGGAACATGATATAGGCAATGCTGTGAATGTGGATGTTGTTGTGCAAAGTGAGGTGGTTGCAGTTGTGCTTGGAGGGAGGGAAGGTGTTTGTGATGAGAAACATGTGGATGATGATGGGGTGGTGTGGTTTAAGAGTGTCAACAATGTGGGTGAAGAGAGAAGGGTCGGGGTGAGCTTAGCGATTGTTGAGAGGATGAAGTGGGAGCAAGAAAGGGTTGGGTGGGTTGGGGGAGATGAAGGCAAAGTGAGAGTGGAGAGAGTTGAGGTATATGGAGGGATGGGTGAGTGGAAGAAGTTTGGTTGTTTTGTATTGGTTGAGAGGTTTGTGTTGAAAAGAATGAATGGGAGCTTGTTAGTTAGCCATGAGTTCAAGCACACTCATCAGATCAAGTGTAAATGGGAATGA
- the LOC112199963 gene encoding uncharacterized protein LOC112199963 translates to MRDRGKAVESAHNFDMEYYCSSSEMPCNKHPNSSSIGICAYCLKERLALLVCSDCGEQRLSSCSCSEISSSSNRNSCTGEVGSVGRVSFLIENEKNEALLSKQKPKPQEKEDVVVLRRSSSSCAEIKRSGFWRFGRLFRKKRSEKDCGNKSVGGFDDKSEMWLVDHVGVSRSRSLCSFRGGGLFESEDGGDHLMVSGARSSISAARSSSVTAGMVLDSGRKSGFSEGRKSGFSEGRKSGFSEGRKSGFSEGRKSGFDGEKKDEVLVSELGGNDQFKGVKKSDFSGATKRVFSLKESDFSRLDESGFIDLKLDYSTESKPDLKMGTLTGSESVFGSMRSSDFVAHEYGPGQFGDGIFSHSGSCRITVNERGIKRGRKSLKGGWKWIFRHHPSWGSSTRRKKDEEDMMFKT, encoded by the coding sequence ATGAGAGACAGAGGCAAAGCTGTGGAGTCAGCTCACAACTTTGACATGGAGTACTATTGTTCTTCATCTGAAATGCCATGCAATAAACACCCGAATTCTTCTTCCATTGGAATATGTGCTTATTGTTTGAAAGAGCGCCTAGCTCTGCTGGTGTGTTCAGATTGTGGTGAGCAGCGTCTCTCTTCTTGTTCATGTTCTGAGATCTCATCCTCATCGAATCGAAACTCATGTACCGGGGAGGTAGGCAGTGTTGGGAGAGTCTCATTTCTGATTGAGAATGAGAAGAATGAGGCTCTACTTTCGAAACAAAAGCCGAAACCCCAAGAGAAGGAGGATGTTGTGGTGCTGAGGAGGAGCAGCAGCAGCTGTGCTGAGATAAAGAGAAGTGGGTTTTGGAGATTTGGGAGGTTGTTTAGGAAGAAGAGGTCAGAGAAGGATTGTGGGAACAAAAGTGTTGGTGGGTTTGATGACAAAAGTGAGATGTGGCTGGTTGATCATGTAGGTGTGTCAAGGTCTAGGTCTCTTTGTAGTTTTAGAGGTGGTGGTTTGTTTGAGTCTGAGGATGGTGGTGATCACCTAATGGTTTCTGGGGCTAGGAGTTCAATTTCAGCTGCAAGGAGTTCTAGTGTCACTGCTGGTATGGTTTTGGATTCGGGAAGAAAGAGTGGGTTTAGCGAAGGAAGGAAGAGTGGGTTTAGTGAAGGGAGGAAGAGTGGGTTTAGTGAAGGGAGAAAGAGTGGTTTTAGTGAAGGAAGGAAGAGTGGTTTTGATGGTGAAAAGAAAGATGAAGTCTTGGTTTCTGAATTGGGTGGTAATGATCAGTTCAAGGGTGTGAAGAAAAGTGATTTTAGTGGAGCAACCAAGAGAGTTTTCTCACTCAAGGAGAGTGATTTTAGTAGATTGGATGAGTCAGGGTTTATTGACTTGAAGCTTGATTACTCAACAGAATCCAAGCCAGATTTGAAGATGGGAACTTTGACAGGTTCAGAATCTGTGTTTGGAAGCATGAGGAGTAGTGACTTTGTGGCACATGAATATGGTCCAGGTCAATTTGGGGATGGGATTTTCAGTCATAGTGGATCTTGTAGAATTACAGTCAATGAGAGAGGGATAAAGAGGGGAAGGAAAAGCTTGAAGGGTGGTTGGAAATGGATTTTCAGGCATCATCCAAGCTGGGGATCAAGTACTAGgaggaagaaagatgaagaagatatgATGTTCAAAACCTGA
- the LOC112197451 gene encoding uncharacterized protein LOC112197451 — MIPLQIQHLTPPLSISQTTPLSSLPSLPHLLSQRLDLSLRPNPFTFSPISPPKPTLKLSRASQSRSLFFGNEDTAGISTDLDDLSPNGVVHRKTLALVECSMFAALTGLVYFLSNSLAIENYFGCFFSLPIVITSMRWGTAAGRKTMVATTMLLLVLSGPVKALTYLLKHGLVGFTMGSLWRSGANWTISVFLCAIVRALGSVGYVLITSFLIRENIFALITINIHASLTFIFTAAGIYTVPSMEAIYALFSILVFINSGSFTFLLHILYGAFLSRLGMKASLRLPRWLEKAI; from the exons ATGATTCCTCTGCAAATTCAGCACCTCACTCCACCCTTGTCAATTTCCCAAACTacccctctctcctctctcccttcCCTTCCTCACCTCCTCTCTCAAAGACTCGACCTTTCCCTCAGACCCAACCCCTTCACCTTCTCCCCAATTTCACCGCCCAAACCCACCCTCAAGCTCTCAAGGGCGTCGCAAAGTCGATCGCTTTTCTTCGGAAATGAGGACACCGCCGGAATTTCAACTGACCTCGACGACTTGTCCCCAAACGGCGTCGTTCACCGGAAAACATTGGCATTGGTTGAGTGCTCCATGTTTGCTGCGCTTACTGGGTTGGTGTATTTCCTCAGCAATTCTCTCGCAATTGAG AATTACTTTGGTTGCTTCTTTTCGCTGCCCATAGTGATCACCTCAATGAGATGGGGCACCGCAGCTGGAAGAAAAACTATG GTGGCAACGACTATGCTATTACTTGTCTTGTCTGGTCCGGTGAAAGCCTTAACCTATTTG CTTAAGCATGGATTAGTTGGCTTTACAATGGGAAGTTTGTGGAG GTCGGGAGCAAATTGGACTATTTCAGTTTTCTTGTGTGCAATT GTTCGAGCATTGGGTTCTGTAGGGTATGTTTTGATCACTTCTTTCTTGATCAGAGAAAACATATTTGCTCTG ATCACGATAAACATTCATGCTTCTCTAACATTCATCTTCACAGCAGCAGGCATCTATACAGTTCCATCGATGGAAGCAATATATGCCTTATTTAGTATTCTG GTTTTTATAAATAGTGGGTCCTTCACATTCTTGCTGCACATACTGTATGGTGCCTTCCTTTCGAGGCTCGGGATGAAAGCATCTTTGAGATTGCCAAGATGGCTGGAGAAGGCAATATAG
- the LOC112197450 gene encoding choline/ethanolaminephosphotransferase 1, which yields MGYIGAHGVNALHRYKYSGVDHSLVSKYVLNPFWTRFVNFFPLWMPPNMITLTGFMFLLTSALLGYIYSPRLDSAPPRWVNFAHGLLLFLYQTFDAVDGKQARRTNSSSPLGELFDHGCDALACALEALAFGSTAMCGRNTFWFWVISAVPFYFATWEHYFTNTLILPALNGPTEGLMLIYLSHCFTAFVGSEWWAQPFGNSLPVLSWIPFLSEITMANAVLFLMIAFAVIPTVTFNVMNVYKVVQARKGSMLLALAMLYPFAVLLGVVLAWDYLSPAGIMRNYPHLVVMGTGLAFGYLVGRMILAHLCDEPKGLKTGMCMSLLYLPFAIANALTARLNDGVPLVDDSLVLLGYCAFTVTLYLHFATSVIHEITTALGICCFRITRKEA from the exons ATGGGATATATTGGGGCACATGGTGTGAATGCTTTGCACAGATACAAGTATAGTGGTGTGGATCACTCCTTGGTCTCCAAATATGTCTTGAATCCCTTCTGGACACGCTTTGTTAACTTCTTTCCCCTATGGATGCC GCCAAACATG ATAACACTTACAGGGTTCATGTTCTTGCTCACATCTGCGCTGCTTGGCTAT ATATATTCACCAAGATTGGATTCTGCTCCACCTAGATGGGTCAATTTTGCTCATGGATTGCTTCTTTTCCTATACCAG ACCTTTGATGCTGTTGATGGCAAGCAAGCCAGACGAACAAATTCCTCAAGTCCACTGGGGGAACTTTTTGACCATG GTTGTGATGCCCTTGCATGTGCG CTTGAAGCGTTGGCTTTTGGGAGCACTGCAATGTGTGGAAGGAACACTTTCTGGTTCTGGGTGATTTCAGCTGTTCCATTTTACTTTGCAACTTGGGAGCA TTACTTCACCAATACCCTAATACTTCCTGCCTTGAATGGGCCCACAGAGGGTCTCATGCTGATATATTTGAGTCATTGTTTCACAGCTTTTGTTG GTTCTGAGTGGTGGGCTCAACCATTTGGAAATTCTTTGCCTGTTCTGAGCTGGATCCCTTTTCTAAGTG AAATTACGATGGCCAACGCTGTGTTGTTTCTAATGATAGCTTTCGCTGTTATCCCAACAGTAACATTCAA TGTTATGAATGTTTATAAGGTCGTCCAGGCAAGGAAAGGCAGCATGCTATTGGCACTGGCGATG CTTTATCCTTTTGCTGTTCTTTTGGGAGTAGTTTTGGCATG GGATTATTTGTCACCAGCTGGCATCATGAGGAACTATCCACATTTAGTCGTAATGGGAACCGGGCTtgcttttgggtaccttgtg GGAAGAATGATTCTTGCTCACTTGTGTGATGAGCCAAAGGGCTTGAAAACTGGAATGTGCATG TCATTGTTGTATCTCCCATTTGCCATTGCAAATGCACTCACAGCTAGACTGAACGACGG TGTTCCATTGGTTGATGACAGTTTGGTTCTCCTTGGTTACTGTGCATTTACAG TGACACTCTATCTTCACTTTGCAACATCAGTCATTCATGAAATTACGACAGCCTTGGGAATCTGTTGCTTCAG GATAACTAGGAAAGAAGCTTGA
- the LOC112199865 gene encoding protein STRICTOSIDINE SYNTHASE-LIKE 10: protein MKLYFLSLLFFFSLILASSTPASAFFVVNLTNYHQIELPKSVVGPESIAFDCRGKGPYVGVSDGRILKWQGPCRGWTEFAFTSPTRPRKICDGSTDNTTEPICGRPLGLKFNPKTCELYIADAYFGLLKIGRNGGRPQQLATSLNGVPFRFLNALDIDSQSGIVYFTDTSTVYQRRLWPLSIATGDKTGRLLQYDPCTKKVTVLLDNLAFANGVALSEDSSFLLVAESATFKIFKLWLRGPKAYDVKLFTQLKRPADNIKRTNGGEFWAALNSLRGLQGNQTSPSLWLTKDPVGVKFDEQGNVMEVLDGEGGPTLESISEVEEHNGKLWIGSVVKSYVGVIKS from the exons ATGAAGCTATATTTTCTTTcactcttgttcttcttttcgTTAATCCTAGCATCATCCACACCAGCATCAGCTTTCTTTGTTGTCAACCTCACAAATTACCATCAGATCGAGCTCCCAAAAAGCGTAGTTGGTCCGGAAAGCATTGCGTTCGACTGCCGTGGAaaaggaccttatgttggagtTTCAGATGGAAGAATTCTCAAATGGCAAGGGCCTTGCCGGGGCTGGACGGAGTTTGCCTTTACCTCCCCAACCAG GCCAAGGAAAATATGTGATGGTTCAACCGATAATACGACTGAACCAATATGTGGAAGGCCACTAGGCTTGAAGTTCAACCCAAAAACTTGTGAACTCTATATAGCAGACGCCTACTTCGGGCTGTTAAAGATAGGTCGCAATGGTGGTCGTCCTCAACAACTTGCCACTTCCCTAAATGGAGTCCCTTTCCGTTTTCTGAATGCTCTGGACATTGATAGTCAAAGTGGAATTGTTTATTTTACAGACACCAGCACAGTTTACCAAAGAAG GTTGTGGCCTTTGTCAATTGCCACAGGTGACAAAACCGGAAGGTTATTGCAATACGACCCTTGTACAAAGAAGGTGACTGTGTTGCTCGATAACTTGGCTTTTGCAAATGGTGTGGCTCTAAGCGAGGACAGTTCTTTCCTCCTAGTAGCCGAATCCGCCACATTCAAAATCTTCAAGCTTTGGCTTCGAGGACCCAAAGCTTACGACGTAAAACTCTTCACTCAACTGAAAAGGCCAGCCGATAACATTAAGAGGACCAACGGTGGTGAATTTTGGGCTGCGCTCAATAGTCTAAGAGGATTACAGGGTAACCAGACTTCTCCATCCTTGTGGTTGACGAAAGATCCGGTGGGAGTGAAGTTTGATGAACAAGGAAACGTAATGGAGGTGTTAGATGGAGAGGGTGGTCCGACGCTTGAGTCCATTAGTGAGGTTGAAGAACACAACGGAAAGTTGTGGATTGGATCGGTAGTAAAGTCCTATGTTGGAGTTATCAAGTCATAG